From Microbacterium sp. YJN-G, a single genomic window includes:
- a CDS encoding SDR family oxidoreductase: MNTPILVTGGTGTIGRRTVPLLRAAGRDVRILTRHPRASEPGVEHVAGDTVRGTGLDAALAGVATVLHLAGGAKGDDVAAQTLVAAAQRAGVRHLVLISVIGADRMPIGYFRMKAAAERTVEQSGIPFTILRVAQLHEFAVPIVKTLSNMRIAPRGLRFESVGVDDVAARLAELTLGDPAGRVADLAGPQVHEVAEMVRSFDSACGTSRRSLGIRIPGAVGRAYRAGDNLADPSVVRGRTTWEEFLAA, translated from the coding sequence ATGAACACCCCGATTCTCGTCACCGGCGGCACCGGAACCATCGGCCGCCGCACCGTGCCGCTGCTGCGCGCAGCCGGCCGCGACGTGCGGATCCTCACCCGGCATCCGAGGGCGTCCGAGCCGGGCGTCGAGCACGTCGCCGGTGACACCGTGCGCGGCACGGGTCTCGATGCGGCGCTCGCCGGAGTCGCCACGGTACTGCATCTGGCAGGCGGCGCAAAGGGCGACGACGTCGCGGCGCAGACCCTCGTGGCCGCCGCGCAGCGGGCCGGAGTGCGGCATCTCGTGCTGATCTCGGTGATCGGCGCCGACCGGATGCCCATCGGATACTTCCGCATGAAGGCCGCCGCCGAGCGGACCGTCGAGCAGAGCGGCATCCCGTTCACGATCCTGCGCGTCGCGCAGCTGCACGAGTTCGCCGTGCCGATCGTGAAGACCCTCTCGAACATGCGCATCGCCCCGCGCGGGCTGCGGTTCGAATCGGTGGGCGTCGACGATGTGGCAGCCCGGCTCGCCGAGCTCACCCTGGGTGATCCGGCGGGACGGGTCGCCGACCTCGCCGGCCCGCAGGTGCACGAGGTGGCCGAGATGGTGCGCTCCTTCGACAGCGCCTGCGGCACGTCGCGGCGCAGTCTCGGCATCCGCATCCCCGGCGCCGTCGGGCGGGCCTACCGGGCCGGCGACAACCTCGCCGACCCGTCCGTGGTGCGCGGACGCACCACGTGGGAGGAGTTCCTCGCCGCGTGA
- a CDS encoding sigma-70 family RNA polymerase sigma factor: MTEEELAERFETARPRLRAIAARMLGSNADAEDAVQETWLRLTRRDASRIENFDAWCTTVVSRICLDLLRAPRMTREKSWQVEPWRDEPIDPDADPADSVAEADQVNVALLVVLDALTPAERIAFVLHDVFGKPFGEVAAAVDRTPAAARQLASRARRRLRAASVPVRDDRRRERALVDAWLLAAQHGDLRALLGLLHDDAVLDADYGTRTQHLAGAAEIAAQAVLSARLAAHATPVLIDGRPGVAATFGDRVVSLMAFDIDAGRIVALRVLADPHRLAALSL; this comes from the coding sequence ATGACGGAGGAAGAACTCGCCGAGCGCTTCGAGACGGCGCGTCCGCGGCTGCGCGCGATCGCGGCGCGGATGCTGGGTTCGAACGCTGATGCCGAGGATGCCGTGCAGGAGACCTGGCTGCGGCTGACGCGGAGGGATGCCTCGCGGATCGAGAATTTCGACGCGTGGTGCACGACCGTCGTCTCGCGCATCTGCCTCGACCTGCTGCGCGCGCCCCGGATGACCCGCGAGAAGTCGTGGCAGGTGGAGCCGTGGCGCGATGAGCCGATCGATCCGGATGCCGACCCGGCGGATTCCGTCGCCGAGGCCGACCAGGTGAACGTCGCGCTGCTCGTGGTGCTCGACGCGCTGACCCCTGCGGAGCGCATCGCGTTCGTGCTGCACGACGTGTTCGGCAAGCCGTTCGGCGAGGTGGCCGCCGCAGTCGATCGCACGCCGGCAGCGGCGCGGCAGCTGGCCTCGCGAGCACGGCGGCGCCTGCGCGCAGCATCCGTTCCGGTTCGGGACGATCGCCGACGCGAGCGCGCGCTCGTCGATGCGTGGCTGCTCGCCGCCCAGCACGGCGATCTGCGGGCGCTGCTCGGGCTGCTGCACGACGACGCCGTGCTCGATGCGGATTACGGGACGCGCACTCAGCACCTCGCGGGGGCGGCGGAGATCGCCGCGCAGGCCGTGCTGTCGGCGAGGCTCGCCGCGCACGCGACGCCGGTGCTCATCGACGGCCGTCCAGGTGTGGCGGCGACGTTCGGCGATCGCGTCGTCTCGCTGATGGCGTTCGACATCGACGCCGGCCGCATCGTCGCGCTGCGGGTGCTCGCCGACCCCCACCGCCTGGCCGCCCTGTCTCTCTGA
- a CDS encoding DUF4862 family protein, giving the protein MGRLIQLSAYPLSPAFARWDPQIEGEVLDGLAALPGVAALEVPWIDGIHPHDSEWFLQNVPAIGLAVTPLPWIMRRVGAYAGYGIAAAGDDGRSTAIADLRRVAADVAEITARSAARVVTVALHTAPRGTADAEALARSLGEISEWDWSGAQLIIEHCDAHVPGQTPEKGFLSLQGEIEAIRASGAEVGLWMNWGRSAIELRDPDAVAGQIAVAAESGLLVGLSLSGASDREGSYSGPWIDAHHPFASIDPDAASLLTDGRVRAAVQAAGDTPWLGVKVSRRPDAVTSDVVLRVAERHLEALRTVEGTTGGRRPSR; this is encoded by the coding sequence ATGGGCCGGCTGATCCAGCTGAGCGCCTATCCGCTTTCGCCGGCGTTCGCGCGCTGGGATCCGCAGATCGAGGGCGAGGTGCTCGACGGGCTGGCGGCGCTGCCCGGCGTCGCCGCGCTCGAGGTGCCGTGGATCGACGGCATCCACCCGCACGACTCGGAGTGGTTCCTGCAGAACGTACCGGCCATCGGGCTCGCGGTCACTCCGCTGCCCTGGATCATGCGTCGAGTAGGCGCATATGCCGGCTACGGCATAGCAGCCGCGGGCGATGACGGACGGTCGACGGCGATCGCCGACCTGCGTCGCGTCGCCGCCGATGTCGCCGAGATCACCGCGCGCAGCGCGGCCCGGGTCGTCACGGTCGCGCTGCACACCGCCCCACGGGGAACAGCGGATGCCGAGGCGCTCGCGCGCTCGCTCGGCGAGATCTCCGAGTGGGACTGGTCGGGGGCGCAGCTGATCATCGAGCACTGCGACGCGCACGTGCCCGGTCAGACCCCCGAGAAGGGCTTCCTCTCGCTGCAGGGCGAGATCGAGGCGATCCGCGCCTCGGGCGCCGAAGTCGGCCTTTGGATGAACTGGGGGCGTTCGGCGATCGAGCTGCGCGACCCGGATGCCGTGGCCGGTCAGATCGCAGTGGCTGCCGAGTCGGGACTGCTGGTGGGCCTGTCGCTCTCCGGAGCATCCGACCGGGAGGGGTCGTACAGCGGACCGTGGATCGACGCGCATCACCCGTTCGCGTCGATCGACCCGGATGCCGCCTCGCTGCTCACCGACGGCCGGGTGCGAGCGGCTGTGCAGGCGGCCGGTGATACGCCGTGGCTGGGAGTGAAGGTCAGCCGGCGCCCGGATGCCGTGACCTCGGACGTCGTCCTGCGCGTCGCCGAGCGGCACCTCGAGGCGCTGCGCACCGTTGAGGGCACTACAGGCGGTCGACGGCCGTCACGGTGA
- a CDS encoding ArsR/SmtB family transcription factor — protein sequence MLSDPNRPLYEVKAGLFKGLAHPIRIRILEVLSAAPEASVSELLDVVDLEASHVSQHLAVLRRNRLVVSERRGSLVYYRLAYPQVADLLRVARTLLGEILQTTQQQLTEREGLPEIPVRA from the coding sequence ATGCTGAGCGATCCGAACCGGCCGCTGTACGAGGTGAAGGCCGGCCTGTTCAAGGGTCTCGCGCACCCCATCCGCATCCGCATCCTCGAGGTGCTCTCGGCTGCGCCCGAGGCGTCCGTCTCGGAACTCCTCGACGTCGTCGACCTCGAGGCCTCGCACGTCTCGCAGCACCTCGCCGTGCTGCGTCGCAACCGGCTGGTCGTCTCCGAGCGCCGCGGCAGCCTGGTGTACTACCGGCTCGCGTACCCGCAGGTCGCCGACCTGCTGCGCGTGGCCCGCACCCTGCTCGGCGAGATCCTGCAGACCACCCAGCAGCAGCTGACCGAGCGTGAGGGGCTGCCCGAGATTCCAGTGCGGGCATGA
- a CDS encoding DEAD/DEAH box helicase, with amino-acid sequence MLLDPSLVRGADPDAVYAAFVEWAESTGITLYPAQDEALIEIVSGQNLILSTPTGTGKSLVAVGAHFAALADGRRTYYTAPIKALVSEKFFALVDVFGAANVGMVTGDSAVNADAPIVCCTAEILANLALREGADAKVGQVVMDEFHFYGDPDRGWAWQVPLLSLPQAQFVLMSATLGDVSGLAADLTRRTLRETAVVTGVERPVPLHFHYETTPIHETIDDLLHTDRAPVYIVHFSQAAAMERAQALASAKVATREQRDAIAELIGGFRFTTAFGRTLARLLRLGIGVHHAGMLPKYRRLVEQLAQRGMLRVICGTDTLGVGINVPIRTVLLTALTKFDGTRMRQLNAREFHQIAGRAGRAGYDTAGTVVAQAPEHETENLAAIRKAGDDPKKKRKIIRKKAPDGFVSWGEPSFLKLVDSEPETLTSHMQITSAMMLNVIGRGGDVFANMRALVYDNHEPRSRQRVLALRAIGIYRTLLESGVVEVASGEVRLTVDLQPNFALNQPLSPFALAAFELLDPSTPQFALDMISIVEATLDDPRAVLSQQEFIARGEAVAAMKAEGIEYDERMELLEQITYPKPLEELLDAAFLTFSAAQPWIRDFELHPKSVVRDMYERAMSFGEYVAFYKIARSEGVVLRYLSDAYRAASQTIPEHLKTEELRDLIEWLGELVRQVDSSLLDEWSELVNGLPRAGSLSLSKGDEPVVPPAPKRLTANVRAFRILVRNELFRRVQLAAREDVAALAELDPGFGADGWDAALDAYFAEHDEILTGANARSSALLLITEGADAWTVRQIIDDPAGDHDWGISATIDLTASDEAGEAVITVTAVDRL; translated from the coding sequence ATGCTTCTCGATCCCTCCCTCGTCCGCGGCGCCGATCCGGATGCCGTGTACGCGGCGTTCGTCGAATGGGCGGAGTCGACCGGCATCACCCTCTACCCCGCCCAGGACGAGGCGCTCATCGAGATCGTCTCGGGCCAGAACCTGATCCTCAGCACCCCCACGGGCACGGGCAAGTCACTGGTCGCCGTCGGCGCACACTTCGCCGCGCTGGCCGACGGCCGGCGCACCTACTACACCGCCCCCATCAAGGCCCTGGTCAGCGAGAAGTTCTTCGCCCTGGTCGACGTGTTCGGGGCGGCGAACGTCGGCATGGTCACGGGCGACTCGGCGGTCAACGCCGACGCCCCGATCGTGTGCTGCACGGCCGAGATCCTCGCGAACCTCGCGCTGCGCGAGGGTGCGGATGCCAAGGTCGGCCAGGTCGTGATGGACGAGTTCCACTTCTACGGCGACCCCGACCGCGGCTGGGCGTGGCAGGTGCCGCTGCTCTCGCTGCCGCAGGCGCAGTTCGTGCTCATGTCGGCGACGCTCGGCGACGTCTCCGGGCTCGCCGCCGACCTGACCCGCCGCACCCTGCGCGAGACCGCCGTGGTCACCGGCGTCGAGAGGCCGGTTCCCCTGCACTTCCACTACGAGACCACGCCGATCCACGAGACCATCGACGATCTGCTGCACACCGACCGCGCCCCCGTGTACATCGTGCACTTCTCGCAGGCCGCGGCGATGGAGCGGGCGCAGGCGCTCGCCAGCGCGAAGGTCGCCACCCGTGAGCAGCGCGACGCGATCGCCGAGCTGATCGGCGGCTTCCGCTTCACGACCGCGTTCGGGCGGACCCTCGCACGCCTGCTGCGGCTGGGCATCGGCGTGCACCACGCCGGGATGCTGCCGAAGTACCGGCGTCTGGTCGAGCAGCTCGCCCAGCGCGGGATGCTGCGCGTGATCTGCGGCACCGACACCCTGGGCGTCGGCATCAACGTGCCGATCCGCACGGTGCTGCTCACGGCGCTGACGAAGTTCGACGGCACCCGGATGCGGCAGCTGAACGCCCGCGAGTTCCACCAGATCGCCGGTCGGGCGGGCCGCGCCGGGTACGACACGGCGGGGACGGTCGTCGCGCAGGCGCCCGAGCACGAGACCGAGAACCTCGCCGCGATCAGGAAGGCGGGCGACGACCCGAAGAAGAAGCGAAAGATCATCCGGAAGAAGGCCCCCGACGGCTTCGTGTCGTGGGGCGAGCCGTCGTTCCTCAAGCTCGTCGACTCCGAGCCCGAGACGCTCACCTCGCACATGCAGATCACCAGCGCCATGATGCTCAACGTGATCGGCCGTGGCGGCGACGTCTTCGCGAATATGCGTGCGCTGGTATACGACAATCACGAGCCGCGCTCTCGGCAGCGTGTGCTGGCGCTGCGCGCCATCGGCATCTACCGCACGCTGCTCGAATCGGGCGTCGTCGAGGTGGCCTCCGGTGAGGTCAGGCTCACGGTCGACCTGCAGCCGAACTTCGCCCTCAACCAGCCGCTCTCGCCGTTCGCGCTGGCCGCGTTCGAGCTGCTCGACCCTTCGACTCCACAGTTCGCGCTGGACATGATCTCGATCGTCGAGGCGACGCTCGACGATCCGCGCGCGGTGCTCTCTCAGCAGGAGTTCATCGCCCGCGGTGAGGCGGTTGCCGCGATGAAGGCGGAGGGCATCGAGTACGACGAGCGGATGGAGCTGCTCGAGCAGATCACCTACCCGAAGCCGCTCGAAGAGCTGCTCGACGCAGCCTTCCTCACCTTCAGCGCCGCCCAGCCGTGGATCCGCGACTTCGAACTGCATCCGAAGTCGGTGGTGCGCGACATGTACGAACGAGCCATGTCGTTCGGGGAATACGTCGCGTTCTACAAGATCGCACGGTCAGAGGGCGTCGTGCTGCGCTACCTCTCCGACGCGTATCGCGCCGCCTCGCAGACCATCCCCGAGCACCTCAAGACCGAAGAGCTGCGCGACCTGATCGAATGGCTGGGCGAGCTGGTGCGGCAGGTGGACTCTTCACTTCTGGATGAGTGGTCAGAGCTGGTGAACGGGCTACCAAGAGCTGGGTCCCTGAGCCTGTCGAAGGGCGACGAACCGGTCGTCCCGCCCGCGCCGAAGCGGCTCACCGCGAACGTGCGCGCCTTCCGCATCCTGGTGCGCAACGAACTGTTCCGCAGGGTACAGCTCGCGGCCCGCGAGGACGTCGCCGCACTGGCGGAGCTCGATCCCGGTTTCGGCGCCGACGGGTGGGATGCCGCGCTCGACGCGTACTTCGCCGAGCACGACGAGATCCTCACCGGGGCGAATGCGCGCAGTTCAGCGCTGCTGCTGATCACCGAGGGCGCAGACGCCTGGACGGTGCGCCAGATCATCGACGATCCCGCCGGAGATCACGACTGGGGCATCTCGGCCACCATCGACCTCACGGCATCCGATGAGGCAGGCGAGGCCGTGATCACCGTGACGGCCGTCGACCGCCTGTAG
- a CDS encoding zinc ribbon domain-containing protein YjdM, which produces MALPLCPECSSEHAYEMGALLVCPMCGHEWVPSETASESDAPAEPVVKDAVGNVLADGDTVVVTTTIKVKGSPQGIKAGTKVRSIRLIPPVNGHDIDCKVDGFGAMLLKSSLVKKA; this is translated from the coding sequence ATGGCCCTCCCCCTCTGCCCCGAATGCTCGAGCGAGCACGCCTACGAGATGGGCGCCCTGCTCGTCTGCCCGATGTGCGGTCACGAATGGGTGCCGTCAGAGACGGCATCCGAGTCCGATGCTCCCGCCGAGCCGGTCGTGAAGGATGCCGTCGGCAACGTCCTCGCCGACGGCGACACCGTCGTGGTCACCACGACCATCAAGGTCAAGGGCTCCCCGCAGGGCATCAAGGCCGGCACGAAGGTGCGCAGCATCCGCCTCATCCCGCCGGTGAACGGGCACGACATCGACTGCAAGGTCGACGGATTCGGCGCGATGCTGCTGAAGTCGAGCCTCGTGAAGAAGGCCTGA
- a CDS encoding FadR/GntR family transcriptional regulator has product MRRSTTADQIKQLILSQGLRPGDPLPTEAELCETLDVSRSSVREAIRSLSTLDIVDVRHGHGTYVGEMSLDPMVATLVFRSVLSPEGSLQSLREVVEVRLALDLSMTERVVAAGATDADDPELRELVDEMVDRADRGEHFLEADRAFHTRLFESTGNRLVGQLVGAFWDVHTAVLPQLDIAPPEDITLTAKAHGDMLAAVRAGDVEAYRQAVIAHYQPLQRVLANTEAH; this is encoded by the coding sequence ATGCGGCGCTCCACCACTGCTGACCAGATCAAACAGCTAATCCTCTCGCAGGGACTGCGACCAGGAGACCCGCTTCCCACCGAAGCCGAGCTCTGCGAGACCCTCGACGTGTCGCGCTCCTCGGTGCGCGAGGCGATCCGCTCGCTGTCGACGCTCGACATCGTCGACGTGCGCCACGGTCACGGCACCTACGTCGGCGAGATGTCGCTGGATCCCATGGTCGCCACGCTCGTCTTCCGCAGCGTGCTCTCGCCCGAGGGCTCGCTGCAGTCGCTGCGCGAGGTCGTCGAGGTGCGCCTCGCGCTCGACCTGTCGATGACCGAGCGCGTCGTCGCCGCGGGAGCCACGGATGCCGACGACCCCGAGCTGCGCGAACTCGTCGACGAGATGGTCGACCGCGCCGACCGTGGTGAGCACTTCCTCGAGGCAGATCGCGCGTTCCACACCCGGCTGTTCGAGTCGACCGGCAACCGCCTGGTCGGTCAGCTCGTCGGGGCATTCTGGGACGTGCACACCGCCGTGCTCCCCCAGCTCGACATCGCCCCGCCCGAGGACATCACGCTCACCGCGAAGGCGCACGGAGACATGCTCGCCGCGGTGCGCGCCGGCGACGTCGAGGCGTACCGCCAGGCCGTCATCGCGCACTACCAGCCCCTGCAGCGCGTGCTGGCCAACACCGAGGCGCACTGA
- a CDS encoding FUSC family protein, with protein sequence MRIPAAIQSARRAPLLQVLKSAAATIAAWLLAGWLIPGPLPVFAAIAALLVVQPSVNQSLVKALERSAGVIAGVVIAVLLSLLLGAQSWVVLAAIVVAMLIAWALRASPGTGNQVAISAVLVLALGSSSPDYAVDRIIETLIGAAIGFIVNVAIVPPVLTAPARRDIGMLGRELAASLDRLADALPATLTPAQREELMLEARLLRPMKDAAEASLVAGEESLSLNPRRSRHRDDLVELRALLDRLSPVVTQVIGMTRACFDHYDDALATDPAVRAIAEQLRRAGHDARLAVQAADAVPEPDALTSAIPALTAPLVVRPPASDHWILVGSLMEDLRRIHDELRAER encoded by the coding sequence GTGCTGAAGTCGGCTGCGGCGACGATCGCGGCCTGGCTTCTCGCGGGCTGGCTGATCCCGGGGCCGCTGCCGGTGTTCGCGGCGATCGCCGCGCTGCTGGTGGTGCAGCCCAGCGTGAACCAGTCGCTGGTGAAGGCGCTCGAGCGCAGCGCCGGGGTGATCGCTGGCGTGGTCATCGCGGTGCTGCTGAGCCTGCTGCTGGGTGCGCAGAGCTGGGTGGTGCTGGCGGCGATCGTGGTGGCGATGCTCATCGCGTGGGCGCTGCGCGCCTCGCCTGGTACGGGCAATCAGGTGGCGATCTCGGCGGTGCTCGTGCTCGCACTGGGGTCGTCGAGCCCCGACTACGCGGTCGACCGGATCATCGAGACGCTGATCGGCGCGGCCATCGGCTTCATCGTCAACGTCGCGATCGTGCCGCCGGTGCTCACCGCCCCGGCCCGGCGCGACATCGGGATGCTGGGCCGCGAGCTCGCGGCATCCCTCGACAGGCTCGCCGACGCCCTGCCCGCCACCCTCACCCCGGCGCAGCGTGAGGAGCTGATGCTCGAGGCGCGGTTGCTGCGGCCGATGAAGGATGCCGCCGAGGCATCCCTGGTCGCCGGTGAGGAGTCGCTGTCGCTGAACCCGCGACGCTCGCGCCACCGCGACGACCTCGTCGAGCTGCGTGCCCTGCTCGATCGGCTCTCGCCGGTCGTGACGCAGGTGATCGGGATGACCCGCGCCTGTTTCGACCACTACGACGATGCCCTCGCAACCGACCCCGCGGTGCGGGCGATCGCCGAACAGCTGCGCCGCGCCGGTCACGACGCCCGGCTGGCGGTGCAGGCGGCGGATGCCGTGCCCGAGCCCGATGCGCTCACCTCGGCGATCCCGGCGCTGACAGCGCCACTCGTGGTGCGGCCGCCGGCATCCGATCACTGGATCCTGGTCGGCTCGCTGATGGAGGATCTGCGCCGCATCCACGACGAACTGCGCGCCGAGCGCTGA
- a CDS encoding SulP family inorganic anion transporter produces MSTGTSARGLLALLPSRTDYRAVPRTWRADLLAGLTVGIVALPLALAFGVSSGAGAESGLVTAIIAGIVAAIFGGSNVQVSGPTGAMVVVLAPIMASQGTGALALICLLSGVIVLLAGALRLGRTISYIPWPVIEGFTLGIAVIIFLQQVPTATGTQPGESTNAAVSAVQAALTATWPKLGWSLLLVALVVAIMLVGARFAPRFPASLVAIFIAGLLAALLDLPVDVIGELPARLPAPTLPVVELHAAAGLVGPALAVAALAAIESLLAARVAASISDTGPYDADRELVGQGLASIASGLFGGMPATGAIARTAVSIRAGARTRLAAVVHGLLLLAIVLVGASVVSRIPLAALAGVLMVTACRMVAPATVRAVMGSTRADAVVFVVTAIVTVSVDLVYAVLIGLLAAGFFALRQLAKASGVHREELPGAAQPGDERIAVFRLEGALFFGAAERMLERVSTLRDIEVVVIRMSQLQILDATGAQVITDMIHSLERRGITVLVKGIQPQHLQLAERVGVLASLRHQNHLFDDLAAAAAHARSHVARAAV; encoded by the coding sequence ATGAGCACAGGAACGAGCGCGCGCGGGCTGCTCGCGCTGCTTCCCTCGCGCACCGACTACCGTGCCGTGCCGCGCACCTGGCGCGCCGATCTGCTGGCCGGCCTCACCGTCGGCATCGTCGCTCTGCCGCTCGCGCTCGCCTTCGGCGTCAGCTCGGGTGCGGGGGCTGAGAGCGGCCTGGTCACCGCGATCATCGCGGGCATCGTCGCGGCGATCTTCGGCGGATCGAACGTGCAGGTCTCCGGGCCCACCGGCGCGATGGTGGTCGTGCTCGCCCCGATCATGGCCTCGCAGGGCACCGGGGCGCTCGCTCTGATCTGCCTGCTCTCCGGTGTGATCGTGCTGCTGGCCGGCGCGCTGCGGCTCGGGCGGACCATCAGCTACATCCCGTGGCCGGTCATCGAGGGGTTCACGCTCGGCATCGCGGTGATCATCTTCCTGCAGCAGGTGCCCACCGCCACCGGCACGCAGCCGGGCGAGAGCACCAACGCCGCGGTCTCTGCCGTGCAGGCCGCGCTCACCGCGACCTGGCCGAAACTCGGCTGGTCGCTGCTGCTGGTCGCACTCGTCGTGGCGATCATGCTCGTCGGCGCGCGCTTCGCGCCGCGGTTCCCGGCATCCCTCGTCGCGATCTTCATCGCCGGCCTGCTCGCGGCCCTCCTCGACCTGCCCGTCGACGTCATCGGCGAACTGCCCGCCCGCCTGCCCGCGCCGACCCTGCCCGTCGTCGAGCTGCACGCCGCGGCCGGCCTGGTCGGCCCGGCTCTCGCGGTCGCCGCACTCGCCGCGATCGAATCGCTGCTGGCGGCGCGGGTCGCCGCCAGCATCTCGGACACCGGCCCGTACGACGCCGACCGGGAACTGGTCGGCCAGGGGCTGGCATCCATCGCCTCGGGGCTGTTCGGCGGGATGCCGGCCACCGGCGCCATCGCCCGCACGGCGGTCAGCATCCGCGCCGGTGCACGCACCCGCCTCGCCGCGGTCGTGCACGGCCTGCTGCTGCTGGCGATCGTGCTGGTCGGGGCGTCGGTGGTCTCGCGGATCCCGCTCGCGGCGCTGGCGGGGGTGCTCATGGTCACGGCCTGCCGCATGGTCGCGCCGGCGACGGTGCGCGCGGTGATGGGATCGACGAGGGCGGATGCCGTGGTCTTCGTCGTTACGGCGATCGTGACGGTGAGTGTCGACCTCGTCTACGCGGTGCTGATCGGGCTGCTCGCGGCCGGGTTCTTCGCGCTGCGTCAGCTCGCGAAGGCCAGCGGCGTGCACCGCGAGGAGCTGCCCGGAGCCGCGCAGCCCGGGGATGAGCGCATCGCCGTGTTCCGGCTCGAGGGTGCACTGTTCTTCGGTGCGGCGGAGCGGATGCTCGAACGCGTCAGCACGCTGCGCGACATCGAGGTCGTGGTCATCCGGATGTCGCAGCTGCAGATCCTCGACGCGACGGGCGCGCAGGTGATCACCGACATGATCCACTCGCTGGAGCGGCGCGGTATCACCGTGCTGGTCAAGGGCATCCAGCCGCAGCACCTGCAGCTCGCCGAGCGGGTCGGCGTGCTGGCGTCGCTACGGCACCAGAACCACCTCTTCGACGACCTGGCCGCTGCGGCCGCGCACGCGCGCAGCCACGTCGCCCGCGCCGCCGTCTGA